The Halobacillus ihumii genomic sequence CCTTGTAGCGGTTGATGAAAAGCAGGGCAAAGTCAATGCTTAACGCAAGCCCGATCATCGGAGCGATGTTCAAAATGAAGATTGATAACTCCATTTGTTGTCCCACGATGGCCAGCACACCAAAACCGATAACAATCGTGATACCACCAATGATTAGAGGAAGTAAGGAAGCTACGACTGTTCCAAAGGCAATCAGCAAAATGAGCAGAGCAAAAGGCAATCCAATGAGTTCGGCACGTTTCAGGTCCTTCTGGCTTGCCTTATTGATGTCTTCTGAAATAACAGGTGCCCCGGTTACCGTAATGCCTTCCTGTGTGCCAATGGTATTTTTAACATCTTTAATCACCTGAGACATGTTTAGAGACTCATCGTCAAAGTGAAGGGCTGCATAAGCCAGGTCGTCTTTTTGCATCGACTCATCTTCAAGAGGTGATTGAACGGAAGATACGTTAGGTAGATCATCTAATTCGGTTAGTTTATTAGAGATGGTCGAGCGGAAACTTTCATCGGATTCGTTTACTCCTTGTTCAAAGAGAACGAGGAGGGTCGAAGCTGGAAAGTCGAACTTTTCCTGTAGTATGTTTTCAACTTTTTCATATTCACCGTCAGTTCTAAATCCATCGCCTTCGAGAAGGGAAGGCAATTGAATGGCGAAATAGCCCATACCGATAGCAGCAATAATCCAAAAAGTGATGAATAGTTTGTAAGAACGAACTATTAGGGAAGCAAACTTTCTCATGGAACCATCGAACTCCTTTATTTAAACTACCCTACAAATGATACTCCTTTTCTTTAATTTAGGAAACTAATAACGTAGCCATCCCGTTATGACTTATAATGTGTAAATAAACAAAAAAGCGGGAAAACATTCTGACAATTGATGAAATATATCCCACTAAATTCCACCTCAGGTCATCCAGATTCTGGATGACCTGAGGTGGATAAAATTGGATGGGGAAGGAGTGAATGTTATGGATCTGCCTAAGTGGTTATTGGAGGATGCTGAAAAGCGTATCAAACCATATGATGTAGAAGGCTTTGTTCTTGGGCAAGGGTATGAGAATGCTGAGGTTGTTATTGTCGGAGAGGCGCCTGGGGAGAATGAAGCAGTGAAGGAAGAACCGTTTATTGGGAGAGCGGGAGATGAACTTGACAAGCAGCTTGCTTATATAGGACTTCAAAGGGAAGACATTTACATTACCAGTACGGTTCGCAGCCGTCCTTATAAATGGGTAAAAACAAATAAAAAAGGTACGAATGGAAAACGAAAGGCCAATCGAAAACCTAATAAGAAAGAAATTCTGGCACACGCTCCGATATTAGACTATCAACTTGAGAAAATATCTCCTTCATTAATTATTGCGTTAGGAGGGGTAGCATATGAACGGTTGACTGGCAGGAAAGAAAAAATGTCCGAAGTGCTTGGAGAAGTCATTGAAACACCGATCATGAAACTTAAGGATGATGAGTATCAGCCATCCCATCAAAACTTTATTATTTTCCCGCTGTATCACCCGGCAGCCGTATTTTATAACCCCAAAATTAAGGAAGATATTTACGCTTCCTTAGATAATCTAAAAGCTTATTTAGATAAGCACAATCTCTTAACAAAAACATGAAATCTTTTATGGAGTGAAAATACCCAAAAGATCCAAAATATACAAAAAAAACCACCTCAGGTCATCCAGAATTTGGATGCCTGAGGTGGGGGATCATGTGATTTATTGGGCTGCAGGCAAGGGTTGTTGTTTTTCGAAGACGAAGAATCCTTTTTGGCTAATGGAGCTTGTGCCAATGCCCGTGCTTCGTCTGCTGTGAATTGCGATTTTCTCTGAAGAATCCATGCCTTCTATACTGTATATATCTGTTTTAGGGAAAAAAGCCTGTTGAGGTTGTTGTTCTGAAGCATTGCCAGGCTTGACTGTTCCAATTACTTGATGAAGTTCAGACTTTTCAACCCTATTGCCTGTTTGTACATACATTTCATTTTGAAACATGACATAAGTTTGACGGATCATGGTCGGGCTTTGCTTACGATCTGTCCACGTCCTCCCGCTTAATGTTTGTACAGATTGACCAGGGGGTGATGTGGAGGTGACGGATTGCTGGGCTTTTAATTCGGTAACTAAAGAACGTTCCGAAAGTGGAGAGGCTTTATGGACTTCGGATTGGGATGGCTGACTGGTTACCTGGAAACAAAGTAAAGCGATCACAGCAACAGCAGGCATAGGTAAGGTGATTTTTATCCAACTTTTCATCGGTTTTTTTGATTGATGATTGGTGACTTGCTGAACCATTTTGTCAATCTCCCGCTCTTTCATTGGAACTTTACGATATTTCACATTGTGATCCATCTTTTTTAATTTATGGTCTATTAAATCATTCATCTAGAAAACTCCCTCCTGATGTCAGCTGTTCTTGTAAAAGCTGACGAGCCCGCCTAAGCCTGGTTTTTATTGTGTTCGTACTCACATGTAAAAGCTGGGCTATATCCTTTACTTCAAATTCCTCAAAGTAATATAAAATAACAATTTCTCTGTACTTGTTATCTAACTGCAAGACATGTTCCAGAAGTTCCTCATCTTCACTTTTATGTACGGTGTACTCTTCAGGTGTAGCCTGTGGGGAGGGGATACTCCGGAAAACTTCTGTACTTTTCCTTATCACTCTTTTTATATAAGCACTCTTAAGATGGTCCTTACATAGGTTGATTGTTATTTTGTAAAGCCACGTTTTGACGCTGGATTGTTGTTTGAAGGTTGAATATTTCTCGTAGGCCTTAATAAATGCCTCTTGAGTTAAATCTTCCGCTAAGGAGTAGTCCTTCACATAAGAGTAGGCAAGCCATTTAAGATCGTGGCTATACTTGCGAATCCACTCCTCAACTAGCTCATCAGCTGTTGCTTCAGGTTGCGTATGATTTGGTTTTTGAGGAAGTTCCTCTGTGCGTTCTTTGTTAATCAACTTGTCCCACCTCATAGAATAGACGACACCCCTCTCGTTAAGGTTTTAGTAAGTTGAAAAAGACATCGATTATAATCCCTATCTTACCACAGGTTTTGTGATTGTAATGGTATGGTTTGAAAAATGAATTCGTATGGAATGGTTGTAGATTTTTAGGGCAGTATTTAAAAATGAAACGACTTAACTGGAGGAGTAACTATGTACCCTAAGTATTCTTATTACAAAGAAATCACAAAAGCTAAACAGCAACCATTAACATTTCCGCCCCAGCATCAGAATACACAGCCAGGAAAAGAATCTGCAATGAACCCAAAGCCAATCATTGAAAACCAGGAGTATAAAGGCGGTGAAAAGCTAGCTGGCAAAGTAGCCATTATTACAGGTGGGGACAGTGGAATCGGAGCCTCTGTTGCTATCGCATATGCAAAGGAAGGAGCAGACCTTGTGATCCCATATTATTCTAGTGATGAAGACGAAGATGCCTTCCGCACGAAGAAACGCATCGAAGAACTTGGCCGCAAATGTTTGTTAGTAACAGGTGACCTTAGTGAACCCGAACATTGTGAAAATATTGTTAAGCAAACACTTGAAACCTTTGGAAATCTGCATATTCTTGTCAACAATCACGGTGTTCAATTTCCTCAGCAGAATTTAATAGATATTACAAATGAGCAGTTTGATAAGACGTTTAAAACGAATATTTATTCCTTCTTCTATTTATCAAAAGCTGCCTTTCCTCATTTAAGCGATGGTGATGCTATCATTAATACAGCATCTGTGGTGGCTTATGAAGGGAATAAACAGCTTATTGATTACACAGCCACTAAAGGAGCTATTGTGAGTTTTACCAGAGCCCTGTCCCAAAACCTTGCGGACAAAGGGATTCGAGTAAATGCTGTGGCTCCTGGTCCAATTTGGACACCACTAATTCCGGCAAGCTTTTCGGCACAGGATGTGGAAATGTTTGGAGCAGATACCCCTATGAAAAATGCCGGACAGCCGTTCGAACTTGCTCCAACCTATGTGTACTTATCATCAGACGATTCCAGGTATGTCACAGGCCAAGTACTCCACGTAAACGGAGGTAAAATGGTAAGCTCATAGAGGAAACCAGAATTCCAAAAATGCCCACCTCAGGTCATCCAGA encodes the following:
- a CDS encoding sigma-70 family RNA polymerase sigma factor, translated to MINKERTEELPQKPNHTQPEATADELVEEWIRKYSHDLKWLAYSYVKDYSLAEDLTQEAFIKAYEKYSTFKQQSSVKTWLYKITINLCKDHLKSAYIKRVIRKSTEVFRSIPSPQATPEEYTVHKSEDEELLEHVLQLDNKYREIVILYYFEEFEVKDIAQLLHVSTNTIKTRLRRARQLLQEQLTSGGSFLDE
- a CDS encoding uracil-DNA glycosylase produces the protein MDLPKWLLEDAEKRIKPYDVEGFVLGQGYENAEVVIVGEAPGENEAVKEEPFIGRAGDELDKQLAYIGLQREDIYITSTVRSRPYKWVKTNKKGTNGKRKANRKPNKKEILAHAPILDYQLEKISPSLIIALGGVAYERLTGRKEKMSEVLGEVIETPIMKLKDDEYQPSHQNFIIFPLYHPAAVFYNPKIKEDIYASLDNLKAYLDKHNLLTKT
- a CDS encoding SDR family oxidoreductase, yielding MYPKYSYYKEITKAKQQPLTFPPQHQNTQPGKESAMNPKPIIENQEYKGGEKLAGKVAIITGGDSGIGASVAIAYAKEGADLVIPYYSSDEDEDAFRTKKRIEELGRKCLLVTGDLSEPEHCENIVKQTLETFGNLHILVNNHGVQFPQQNLIDITNEQFDKTFKTNIYSFFYLSKAAFPHLSDGDAIINTASVVAYEGNKQLIDYTATKGAIVSFTRALSQNLADKGIRVNAVAPGPIWTPLIPASFSAQDVEMFGADTPMKNAGQPFELAPTYVYLSSDDSRYVTGQVLHVNGGKMVSS